One Algihabitans albus genomic region harbors:
- a CDS encoding GcvT family protein — protein sequence MKTPPSKARAVVIGGGVSGCSVAYHLAKLGWSDVVLLERRKLTCGTTWHAAGLIGQLRPSHNLTRLAKYSSELYADLETEAGLATGMKQNGSISVALTEHRWEELRRQATLARIFDVEAEVITPNEVSKLYPHLNSDGVIGGVFLPKDGQCDPANIALALAKGARQRGATILEDTQVTEVLDDGRRVTGVRWEVGGESGVIETDVVVNCGGMWGRDLAARSGVTLPLHACEHFYLLTEPVEGLTALPVLRVPDECAYYKEDAGKMLLGAFEPRAKPWGMDGIPHDFEFDSLPEDFEHFEPILEQAMNRVPFFQKAGIHTFFNGPESFTPDDRYYLGEAPELRGYWIAAGYNSIGISSSGGAGMALASWLDTGEPPFDLWDVDIRRAQPFQRNRRYLKERVSESLGLLYADHYPYRQPETARSIRRSPLHDHMKAQGAVFGEVSGWERPNWFAGTGQEREYRYDWSGQNWFDNNRSEHMAVREGVGLFDMSSFGKIRVEGRDACAFLQRLCGNDVDVEIGQLVYTQMLNERGGIESDLTVTRLSETAFLMVVPAATVVRDIAWLKRHLKDEFVVVTDTTVQEAVLCIMGPKARDLMRLVSPDDFSNNAHPFGWAREIEVGMGLARAHRVSYVGELGWELYVSADQAAHVFEAVMEAGAEVGLRLCGLHALDSCRIEKAFRHFGHDITDEDHVLEAGLGFAVKTSKETFIGRDAVLRRKEAGLERRLVQFRLTEPDAMVFHNEALVRDGKIVSHVTSGNYGHALGGAIAMGYVPSKGEKAAEMLESRYEIDIGGRRVTAEASMKPLYDPSHARMRA from the coding sequence GTGAAGACACCGCCGTCCAAGGCACGTGCCGTCGTCATAGGCGGTGGCGTTTCGGGCTGTTCCGTCGCCTATCACCTGGCCAAACTCGGCTGGTCGGATGTCGTGCTGCTGGAGCGCCGCAAGTTGACCTGCGGCACCACCTGGCACGCGGCTGGACTGATCGGCCAGCTTCGCCCCAGCCACAACCTGACCCGGCTGGCGAAATATTCGTCCGAGCTTTACGCCGATCTTGAAACCGAAGCCGGCCTTGCGACGGGTATGAAGCAGAACGGCTCCATCTCCGTGGCGCTGACCGAGCACCGCTGGGAGGAGTTGCGCCGGCAGGCCACGCTTGCGCGCATCTTCGATGTCGAAGCCGAGGTGATCACACCGAACGAAGTTTCGAAGCTCTATCCGCACCTCAACAGCGACGGTGTGATCGGCGGGGTCTTCCTGCCCAAGGACGGGCAATGCGACCCGGCGAACATCGCCCTGGCGCTCGCCAAGGGGGCGCGGCAGCGCGGCGCGACGATCCTCGAAGATACCCAGGTCACGGAGGTGCTGGACGATGGTCGCCGGGTGACCGGCGTGCGTTGGGAGGTCGGCGGCGAAAGCGGAGTGATCGAGACGGATGTCGTCGTGAATTGCGGCGGCATGTGGGGGCGCGACCTTGCGGCCCGCTCCGGCGTCACCCTGCCCCTGCACGCCTGCGAGCACTTCTACCTGCTGACCGAACCGGTCGAAGGCCTGACCGCCCTACCCGTTCTGCGGGTCCCCGACGAATGCGCCTACTACAAGGAAGATGCCGGGAAGATGCTGCTCGGGGCCTTCGAGCCACGGGCCAAGCCCTGGGGCATGGACGGTATTCCGCATGATTTCGAGTTCGACAGCCTGCCGGAGGATTTCGAGCATTTCGAGCCGATCCTCGAGCAGGCCATGAACCGGGTGCCGTTCTTCCAGAAAGCCGGCATCCATACCTTTTTCAACGGGCCCGAAAGCTTTACCCCGGATGACCGCTATTACCTGGGTGAAGCGCCGGAACTGCGGGGCTACTGGATCGCGGCGGGTTACAATTCGATCGGCATCTCCTCGTCCGGCGGTGCCGGCATGGCACTCGCATCCTGGCTCGACACCGGCGAGCCGCCCTTCGATCTGTGGGACGTCGACATCCGTCGCGCTCAGCCGTTCCAGCGCAACCGGCGCTATCTGAAGGAACGTGTCAGCGAGAGCCTCGGCCTGCTCTATGCCGACCACTACCCTTACCGGCAGCCCGAGACCGCGCGCAGCATCCGCCGCTCGCCCTTGCACGACCACATGAAGGCCCAGGGCGCCGTTTTCGGCGAGGTCTCGGGCTGGGAACGCCCCAACTGGTTTGCCGGCACCGGTCAAGAGCGCGAGTACCGCTACGACTGGTCGGGGCAGAACTGGTTCGACAACAATCGCAGCGAACATATGGCGGTGCGCGAAGGCGTCGGCCTGTTCGACATGTCCTCCTTCGGCAAGATTCGCGTCGAAGGGCGCGATGCCTGCGCGTTTCTTCAACGCTTGTGCGGCAACGACGTCGACGTCGAGATCGGACAGCTTGTCTATACCCAGATGCTCAATGAGCGCGGCGGAATCGAAAGCGATCTTACGGTCACGCGGCTGTCGGAAACGGCCTTCCTGATGGTCGTTCCGGCCGCCACCGTCGTGCGCGATATCGCCTGGCTGAAGCGGCATCTGAAGGACGAGTTCGTCGTCGTCACAGACACCACCGTTCAGGAAGCCGTCCTATGCATCATGGGGCCAAAGGCGCGCGATCTGATGCGACTGGTCAGCCCCGACGACTTCAGCAACAACGCCCACCCTTTCGGTTGGGCGCGCGAGATCGAGGTCGGCATGGGTCTCGCCCGCGCCCATCGGGTCAGCTATGTCGGAGAACTCGGCTGGGAGCTCTATGTCTCCGCCGATCAGGCCGCGCATGTCTTCGAGGCCGTGATGGAAGCCGGTGCCGAAGTCGGACTCCGGCTTTGCGGGCTGCATGCGCTCGATAGCTGCCGAATCGAAAAGGCCTTCCGCCATTTCGGCCACGACATCACCGATGAGGATCACGTGCTCGAAGCCGGCCTCGGCTTCGCCGTGAAAACCAGCAAGGAGACCTTCATCGGCCGGGATGCCGTTCTCCGGCGCAAGGAGGCCGGACTTGAGCGCAGGCTGGTCCAGTTCAGGCTCACCGAGCCCGACGCGATGGTGTTTCACAATGAAGCCTTGGTCAGAGACGGCAAGATCGTGTCGCATGTCACCTCTGGCAACTACGGACATGCGCTAGGCGGCGCGATTGCCATGGGATACGTGCCGAGCAAAGGTGAAAAGGCGGCCGAGATGCTGGAGTCCCGTTACGAGATCGACATCGGCGGTCGCCGGGTGACGGCCGAAGCGAGCATGAAGCCGCTCTACGACCCCAGCCACGCCCGCATGCGGGCCTGA
- a CDS encoding GcvT family protein — MSELPATARVVIIGGGAVGASTLFHLAKAGWGDCVLLEKNELTAGSTWHAAGNVPTFSASWSIMNMQRYSTELYRGLAEAVDYPMNYHVTGSIRLAHSRERMQEFKRVRGMGQAQELDLELLAPGELPGRYPFMETHDLEGALYDPDDGDIDPAQLTQALAKGARDLGATLVRFCPVTGVDRKNGEWIVETPKGSIRADYVVNAAGYYAQRVGDLFRPFGGRSVPMMVMSHQYMLFEDLPAVRAWSEGEGRKLPLLRDVDSSYYLRQEQFGFNLGPYERNCKGHWVEPSDPMPDDFSFQLYPDDLERLEWYIEDAMGRVPLLAEAGLYKTINGPIPYTPDGNPLIGPMPGVPNAFEACAFTFGIAQSGGAGKVIADWIIEGETEWDMWSCDPRRFTAHADHDYCVAKGMEVYGHEYAMHFPHHEWPAGRNKKLSPLHSRLEKAGAVFGAYNGWERANWFAKPGDDTSEEATQTWDREGPWEARIREECEIVRDRCGVLPISGFTRLEVKGAGARAFVDGLTASKLPPQGRVALAYFPDSRGRIVTEMTVTVHSDDHVGLITAAPAQWHDAEMLSRQAPDGITVTDITNDFECLLVTGPKTRDTLAQLNDGHDLQARWLSISDGGTIAGEPCRLLRVSFAGELGWEIHSAPDSAPVIWDALMDAGAKPFGMYALNALRIEKGYRTWKGDLSTDYTLLEAGLGRFIDFEKNTGFPGRDALLAERNSGPAKQAVGLMIDAGKADAPYMALLWKDGDLVGETTSGGWGYRVGASIAIGMLRSDLAEPGTEVEVDIFGEMRRATVHDLPFWDPKNERIRA; from the coding sequence TTGAGCGAACTGCCCGCCACCGCGCGCGTGGTCATTATCGGCGGCGGCGCCGTCGGTGCATCGACCTTGTTCCATCTGGCCAAGGCCGGGTGGGGCGACTGCGTCCTCCTCGAGAAGAACGAACTGACAGCCGGTTCGACCTGGCATGCCGCGGGCAATGTGCCGACCTTCTCGGCGTCCTGGTCGATCATGAACATGCAGCGCTACTCGACCGAGCTCTATCGCGGGCTCGCCGAGGCGGTCGACTATCCCATGAACTACCACGTCACGGGCTCGATCCGGCTCGCCCATTCGCGCGAAAGGATGCAGGAATTCAAGCGTGTACGCGGCATGGGCCAGGCTCAAGAGCTCGATCTCGAACTCTTGGCGCCCGGCGAGCTACCGGGCCGTTACCCCTTCATGGAAACCCACGACCTGGAAGGCGCGCTTTACGACCCGGACGATGGCGACATCGATCCCGCCCAGTTGACCCAGGCCCTGGCCAAGGGCGCCCGCGACTTGGGCGCGACCCTTGTTCGTTTCTGTCCGGTCACGGGCGTCGACCGCAAGAACGGCGAATGGATCGTCGAGACCCCGAAAGGATCGATCCGGGCCGACTACGTCGTCAACGCCGCGGGCTACTATGCCCAGCGGGTCGGCGACCTGTTCAGACCGTTCGGCGGCCGCAGCGTACCGATGATGGTGATGAGCCATCAGTACATGCTGTTCGAGGACCTGCCTGCTGTGCGGGCCTGGTCCGAAGGCGAGGGCCGCAAGCTCCCCCTCCTGCGCGACGTCGACAGCTCCTACTATCTGCGTCAGGAGCAGTTCGGCTTCAATCTCGGCCCCTACGAACGCAACTGTAAAGGCCATTGGGTCGAGCCGTCCGACCCGATGCCGGACGATTTCAGTTTCCAGCTCTATCCCGACGATCTCGAGCGGCTTGAATGGTACATCGAGGATGCCATGGGCCGCGTACCGCTCTTGGCCGAGGCTGGGCTCTACAAGACCATCAACGGCCCCATCCCTTACACGCCGGACGGCAACCCCTTGATCGGCCCCATGCCCGGCGTGCCCAACGCGTTCGAGGCCTGCGCCTTCACCTTCGGCATCGCCCAGTCGGGCGGTGCCGGCAAGGTGATCGCCGACTGGATCATCGAAGGCGAGACCGAGTGGGACATGTGGTCCTGCGATCCGCGCCGCTTCACCGCTCACGCCGATCACGACTACTGCGTCGCCAAGGGCATGGAAGTCTATGGCCACGAATATGCGATGCACTTCCCGCATCATGAATGGCCGGCCGGACGGAACAAGAAGCTCTCCCCCCTGCATTCACGGCTTGAGAAGGCTGGCGCGGTCTTCGGCGCCTATAATGGCTGGGAGCGCGCCAACTGGTTCGCGAAACCGGGTGACGACACCTCCGAGGAAGCCACTCAGACCTGGGATCGCGAGGGACCCTGGGAAGCGCGCATCCGCGAAGAATGCGAAATCGTGCGTGACCGGTGCGGCGTCCTTCCCATTTCCGGATTTACGCGGCTTGAAGTGAAAGGCGCGGGCGCACGCGCCTTCGTCGACGGCCTGACGGCCTCCAAGCTCCCGCCGCAAGGGCGGGTCGCCCTGGCCTACTTCCCCGACAGCCGCGGCAGGATCGTCACCGAAATGACGGTGACGGTGCATTCGGACGATCATGTGGGGCTGATTACGGCCGCGCCGGCGCAGTGGCACGACGCCGAAATGCTCAGCAGACAAGCCCCGGACGGGATCACCGTCACCGACATCACCAACGACTTCGAATGCCTTTTGGTCACCGGACCCAAGACACGGGATACCCTGGCACAGCTCAACGATGGACATGACCTTCAGGCGCGCTGGCTGTCGATCAGCGACGGCGGCACCATCGCGGGCGAGCCTTGCCGGCTGCTGCGGGTCAGCTTCGCCGGCGAACTGGGCTGGGAGATTCACTCTGCGCCGGACAGCGCTCCGGTCATCTGGGACGCGCTCATGGACGCCGGCGCGAAGCCGTTCGGCATGTATGCGCTGAACGCCCTGCGGATCGAAAAAGGCTACCGCACCTGGAAGGGCGATCTTTCGACGGACTACACCTTGCTCGAGGCCGGCCTCGGCCGGTTCATCGATTTCGAAAAGAACACGGGCTTCCCGGGGCGCGATGCGCTTCTGGCCGAGCGCAACAGCGGTCCGGCCAAGCAGGCCGTGGGCTTGATGATCGACGCCGGCAAGGCGGACGCGCCCTACATGGCGCTCCTCTGGAAGGACGGTGATCTGGTAGGTGAGACCACCAGCGGCGGCTGGGGTTACCGCGTCGGCGCGTCGATCGCCATCGGCATGCTGCGGTCGGACCTCGCCGAACCGGGCACGGAGGTCGAGGTCGACATCTTCGGCGAGATGCGCCGCGCGACGGTGCACGACCTTCCCTTCTGGGATCCCAAGAACGAGAGGATCCGCGCGTGA
- a CDS encoding aminotransferase family protein — translation MNTLVNPNDLSAIIEADRAHLWHHLIPHKPFETNDPRIIVEGKGMRVWDATGKEHLDAVSGGVWTVNVGYGRERIADAVRDQLVKMNYFANSAGSIPGARFAEMLIEKMPGLSRVYYTNSGSEANEKAFKMIRQIAHKRHGGRKHKILYRERDYHGSTIAAMSAGGQIERNAQYGPFTPGFVEVPHCLEYRAQWDVENYGERAADAIEEVILREGPDTIGALCLEPVTAGGGVITPPEGYWERVQDLCKKHEILLHIDEVVCGVGRTGTWFGYQNYGIKPDFVTMAKGVASGYAAISCMVTTEEVFEMFKSAPDDPMDYFRDISTFGGCTAGPAAAIENMKIIEDENLLQNTLAMGERLMTNLEALKDKHAVVGDVRGKGLFAGAELVADRRTKEPAPEKMVQAVVGDCMAQGVIIGATNRSVPGFNNTLCLSPALIATEEDIDAITDAIDGALTRVLTH, via the coding sequence ATGAACACGCTCGTCAATCCAAACGATCTGTCCGCAATCATCGAAGCGGATCGCGCGCATCTCTGGCATCATCTGATTCCGCATAAACCCTTCGAGACCAACGACCCTCGCATCATCGTCGAGGGCAAGGGCATGCGCGTCTGGGATGCAACGGGCAAGGAGCATCTCGATGCGGTTTCCGGCGGCGTCTGGACCGTCAACGTCGGCTACGGCCGCGAACGGATTGCCGACGCCGTCCGCGACCAGCTCGTGAAGATGAACTACTTCGCGAATTCGGCGGGCTCGATCCCCGGCGCGCGGTTCGCCGAGATGCTGATCGAAAAGATGCCGGGCTTGAGCCGGGTCTACTACACCAACTCCGGTTCCGAGGCGAACGAGAAGGCCTTCAAGATGATCCGCCAGATCGCGCACAAGCGGCACGGCGGGCGCAAGCACAAGATCCTCTATCGCGAGCGCGACTATCACGGCTCGACCATCGCCGCGATGTCCGCGGGCGGTCAGATCGAGCGCAACGCGCAATACGGCCCCTTCACGCCGGGCTTCGTCGAGGTGCCCCATTGTCTCGAATACCGCGCGCAGTGGGATGTCGAGAACTATGGGGAGCGCGCGGCCGACGCCATCGAAGAGGTCATCCTGCGCGAAGGCCCCGACACCATTGGCGCACTCTGTCTCGAACCGGTGACCGCCGGAGGCGGTGTCATCACACCTCCCGAGGGCTATTGGGAACGGGTACAGGATCTCTGCAAAAAGCATGAAATCCTGCTGCATATCGACGAAGTCGTCTGCGGCGTTGGCCGGACAGGGACCTGGTTCGGCTACCAGAATTACGGGATCAAGCCGGATTTCGTGACCATGGCAAAGGGCGTGGCCAGCGGTTACGCGGCGATTTCCTGCATGGTGACGACCGAGGAGGTCTTCGAGATGTTCAAATCGGCGCCGGACGATCCGATGGATTACTTCCGCGACATCTCGACCTTCGGAGGCTGTACCGCCGGCCCCGCGGCGGCCATCGAGAACATGAAGATCATCGAGGATGAAAATCTGCTGCAGAACACCCTCGCCATGGGTGAGCGGCTGATGACCAATCTCGAGGCCCTGAAGGACAAGCATGCCGTCGTGGGCGACGTGCGCGGCAAGGGGCTGTTCGCCGGCGCGGAACTGGTAGCCGACCGAAGGACCAAAGAGCCCGCGCCGGAGAAGATGGTGCAGGCCGTGGTCGGCGACTGCATGGCCCAGGGCGTCATCATCGGAGCCACGAACCGATCGGTGCCCGGCTTCAACAACACCCTCTGCCTGAGTCCCGCGCTGATCGCGACCGAGGAGGATATCGACGCGATCACCGATGCCATCGATGGCGCTTTGACGCGCGTCTTGACGCACTAG
- the pdxR gene encoding MocR-like pyridoxine biosynthesis transcription factor PdxR yields the protein MAIYADSFFLDGDLTDTLQNRIKRQVVEGILSGRFLPGERMPSSRALARHLGVSRITVSFAYNDLVADDYLVAQGRSGYFVSLSAPSGTPFELPDDPVENTMDWSRLLAHRSGVATRIDRPVDWRAYPYPFVYGQTDPKLFDHQNWRLCALQALGRKEFDSLTSDHYERDDPKLVEYVLRHILSRRGISARPEHVLVTLGAQNALWTSAQLLLTQRRAAAIENPCYPGLREILQQTRCRTHVVAVDDHGLPPDAIPVDTDVMFTTASHQCPTNVTMPIWRRHELLRRAAEQGFVIVEDDYEFELSFHRSPSPSLKSLDSTGRVIYIGSFSKSLFPGLRLGYIVAPSAFIQEARALRTAVLRHPPGLIQRTAAYFLSLGHYDAQVNRMRKAYQGRRQVMEQAFSDHGLTPAGEENHGGSSFWMMAPEHVDTESLANRLQPRGVVIEPGRSFFDPNSAPRHFYRLAYSSIPSARIARGVELIAEEIDTYGSGAAA from the coding sequence ATGGCGATCTATGCTGATAGCTTTTTCCTCGATGGAGATCTGACCGACACCCTGCAAAACAGGATTAAGCGTCAGGTGGTCGAAGGAATCCTGTCCGGGCGGTTTCTGCCAGGCGAACGCATGCCCTCGAGCCGTGCCCTGGCGCGGCATCTTGGTGTCAGCCGCATTACGGTTTCCTTTGCCTATAATGATCTCGTCGCCGATGACTATCTCGTGGCGCAGGGGCGGTCTGGGTATTTTGTTTCCTTGAGCGCGCCCTCCGGCACCCCATTCGAGCTCCCCGACGATCCGGTCGAGAACACGATGGATTGGAGCCGGCTGCTGGCGCATCGCAGCGGCGTGGCGACCCGGATCGACCGGCCGGTCGATTGGCGGGCCTACCCCTATCCGTTCGTCTATGGGCAGACCGATCCAAAACTCTTCGACCATCAGAACTGGCGGCTCTGTGCCCTGCAGGCGCTTGGCCGCAAGGAGTTCGACAGCCTCACATCGGATCACTACGAACGCGACGATCCCAAGCTGGTCGAATACGTCCTACGGCACATCTTGAGCCGTCGTGGGATTTCTGCGCGGCCCGAGCACGTTCTGGTCACGCTGGGCGCGCAGAATGCCTTGTGGACGAGCGCCCAATTGCTGCTCACCCAGCGGCGTGCGGCGGCCATCGAAAACCCCTGCTATCCCGGCCTCCGCGAAATCCTGCAACAGACGCGATGTCGGACGCACGTTGTCGCCGTGGACGACCATGGTCTGCCGCCCGATGCCATTCCCGTGGACACCGATGTGATGTTCACCACGGCCAGCCATCAGTGTCCGACCAACGTGACCATGCCGATCTGGCGGCGGCACGAGCTGTTGCGGCGCGCGGCGGAGCAAGGGTTCGTGATCGTCGAGGACGACTACGAGTTCGAGCTGTCCTTCCACCGGTCGCCGTCGCCTTCGCTCAAATCACTCGATAGCACGGGCCGTGTGATCTATATCGGCTCCTTCTCGAAATCGTTGTTTCCCGGTCTTCGGCTGGGATACATCGTGGCGCCTTCGGCCTTCATTCAAGAAGCCCGGGCACTGCGAACCGCGGTTCTGCGGCATCCGCCTGGACTGATCCAGCGCACGGCGGCCTACTTCCTGTCGCTCGGGCACTACGATGCGCAGGTCAATCGCATGCGGAAGGCCTATCAGGGCCGGCGCCAGGTGATGGAACAGGCGTTTTCGGATCACGGTCTGACGCCTGCGGGTGAAGAAAACCATGGCGGCTCGAGCTTTTGGATGATGGCGCCCGAACACGTAGACACGGAGAGTCTCGCAAACCGGCTTCAGCCGCGTGGCGTGGTCATCGAACCGGGCCGTAGCTTCTTCGATCCCAATTCCGCCCCAAGGCACTTTTACCGGCTCGCCTATTCGTCGATCCCCTCGGCCCGCATCGCCCGCGGCGTCGAGTTGATCGCCGAGGAGATCGACACCTACGGATCCGGCGCCGCGGCGTAA
- a CDS encoding AMP-dependent synthetase/ligase, with protein MTQDAEPISELIPELTMVQMLQRRARQTPTATALRQKDYGIWQPISWRNYWERARDVAAGLLKLGLSDGGHVGILCENRCEWVIAQFGIGAAGGIAVGVYPTSPTPEVAYVLGHADVEIVICEDQEQTDKVMEALPNLPKLKFVVVIDMKGLRGYADARILSFEALAERGRDTGENDTGESEIGGQEIDRRVAAQALDQVALMVYTSGSTGKPKGAMITWRNLRAEAAGIIERLGSGPHSAHLSYLPLCHVAEQMFTTMGPLYGGGQVNFGESLRTVQEDLREVAPTSFLGVPRIWEKLHSAIHIKTLEAGGWRRWLFERAIAACEPFAEVPPADRNWRQRVTFRLYYLLIFRALQNFIGLRRVQVAVTGAAPISPQIVRFFRTIGIPLLEVYGLTETTGMVTGQAAGRAPGQTSGQALPGSVGAPILGAECRVGPDGELLVRGDVVFAGYYKNEEATRRTLRDGWLHTGDVVEEQQGQYRIVDRLKDIMITAGGKNLSPSEIEKAVKASPFIKECIVIGEGRKFVSALIQIESDTVGKWAEEQRIVYTNFRSLAENPQIRELVQAEVDRANAGLTQVARVRSFHLLTKELDHDDDEVTATMKVRRSNINAKYQAEITALYA; from the coding sequence ATGACACAGGATGCCGAGCCGATCTCCGAACTCATCCCCGAACTCACCATGGTTCAGATGCTCCAGCGGCGCGCGCGGCAGACGCCGACCGCCACGGCGCTGCGTCAGAAGGATTACGGCATCTGGCAACCGATCTCCTGGCGGAACTACTGGGAGCGGGCGCGCGACGTGGCGGCGGGCTTGCTGAAGCTCGGACTGTCGGACGGCGGGCATGTCGGCATTCTCTGCGAGAATCGCTGCGAGTGGGTGATCGCGCAGTTCGGTATCGGCGCGGCCGGTGGCATTGCGGTCGGCGTCTACCCCACCAGCCCGACGCCCGAGGTCGCCTACGTCCTGGGCCACGCCGACGTCGAGATCGTCATCTGCGAGGACCAGGAGCAGACCGATAAGGTCATGGAGGCGCTGCCGAACCTGCCCAAGCTGAAGTTCGTCGTGGTGATCGACATGAAGGGACTGCGCGGCTACGCCGACGCGCGGATCCTCTCGTTCGAGGCTCTGGCCGAACGGGGCCGCGACACCGGCGAAAACGACACCGGCGAAAGCGAAATCGGCGGGCAGGAGATCGACCGGCGGGTGGCGGCGCAGGCGCTCGATCAGGTGGCGTTGATGGTCTACACCTCCGGCTCGACCGGCAAGCCCAAGGGCGCGATGATCACCTGGCGCAACCTGCGGGCCGAGGCGGCCGGGATTATCGAGCGCCTGGGCAGCGGACCCCACAGCGCGCACCTCTCCTACCTTCCGCTCTGCCATGTTGCCGAACAGATGTTCACCACCATGGGCCCGCTTTACGGCGGCGGCCAGGTGAACTTCGGCGAAAGCCTGCGCACGGTGCAGGAAGATCTGCGCGAGGTCGCACCGACCAGCTTTCTCGGCGTGCCCCGCATTTGGGAGAAGCTGCACAGCGCGATCCACATCAAGACCCTGGAGGCCGGCGGTTGGCGCCGTTGGCTGTTCGAGCGCGCGATCGCGGCCTGCGAGCCCTTCGCCGAGGTGCCCCCGGCCGACCGCAACTGGCGCCAGCGAGTGACCTTCCGGCTGTACTACCTGCTGATCTTCCGGGCGCTGCAGAACTTCATCGGACTGCGCCGGGTGCAGGTGGCGGTAACCGGAGCAGCGCCGATCTCGCCGCAGATCGTCCGGTTCTTTCGCACCATCGGAATTCCATTGCTGGAGGTCTACGGCCTGACCGAAACCACCGGCATGGTCACCGGCCAAGCAGCCGGCCGGGCGCCGGGTCAGACATCCGGTCAAGCCCTGCCGGGCAGCGTGGGCGCGCCGATCCTGGGCGCGGAGTGCCGCGTCGGTCCCGACGGAGAGCTGCTGGTGCGCGGCGACGTGGTCTTCGCCGGATACTACAAGAACGAGGAGGCGACCCGGCGCACGCTGCGCGACGGCTGGCTGCATACGGGCGACGTGGTCGAGGAGCAGCAGGGGCAGTATCGTATCGTCGACCGGCTGAAGGACATCATGATCACCGCCGGCGGCAAGAACCTCAGCCCCTCCGAGATCGAGAAGGCCGTCAAGGCAAGCCCCTTCATCAAGGAGTGCATCGTGATCGGCGAGGGGCGCAAGTTCGTCTCCGCCCTGATCCAGATCGAAAGCGATACGGTCGGCAAGTGGGCGGAGGAACAGCGGATCGTCTACACCAACTTTCGCAGCCTTGCCGAGAACCCGCAGATCCGCGAGCTGGTGCAGGCGGAGGTCGACCGGGCCAACGCCGGACTGACCCAAGTCGCCCGGGTGCGCAGCTTCCATCTGCTGACCAAGGAACTGGACCACGACGACGACGAGGTGACCGCGACCATGAAGGTCCGGCGCAGCAACATCAACGCGAAGTACCAGGCGGAAATCACGGCGCTCTACGCCTGA
- a CDS encoding ABC transporter ATP-binding protein encodes MTGTTGTVERPAEPATVLAVNNVEVVYSHTVQVLRGLSLRVAEGAVVALLGSNGAGKTTTLKAISGLLALENGAITAGDVQFDGASVRGRAPHALVRSGLFHVMEGRRIFEDLTVEENLVAATYASGAGRDFSLVYDYFPRLAERRRALAGYLSGGEQQMLAIGRALVAEPRIILLDEPSLGLSPMLTEEIFTIIARINAERGTSMLLVEQNAAMAFAVSSYAYIMETGRIVIDGPVERLMRDQDVREFYLGMGEEGAARSYRDVKHYKRRKRWLS; translated from the coding sequence ATGACGGGAACGACCGGGACCGTCGAACGGCCAGCCGAGCCGGCGACGGTCCTCGCGGTCAACAACGTCGAAGTGGTCTACAGCCACACGGTTCAGGTGCTGCGGGGGCTGTCGCTTCGGGTGGCTGAAGGGGCCGTGGTCGCGCTGCTCGGCTCCAACGGCGCGGGCAAGACGACCACGCTGAAAGCCATCTCCGGCCTGCTCGCTCTCGAGAACGGTGCGATCACGGCGGGCGACGTGCAGTTCGACGGTGCCAGCGTACGGGGCCGCGCACCGCACGCCCTGGTCCGCAGCGGGCTTTTCCACGTCATGGAGGGCCGCCGCATTTTCGAGGACCTGACGGTCGAGGAGAATCTGGTCGCCGCGACCTACGCCAGCGGGGCCGGTCGCGACTTCAGCCTGGTCTACGACTACTTTCCGCGGCTGGCCGAGCGCCGGCGCGCACTGGCCGGCTACCTCTCGGGCGGCGAGCAGCAGATGCTGGCCATCGGCCGGGCGCTGGTCGCGGAACCGAGGATCATCCTGCTCGACGAACCGTCGCTCGGCCTGTCACCGATGCTGACCGAGGAGATCTTCACCATCATCGCCCGCATCAATGCCGAACGGGGAACCAGCATGTTGCTGGTCGAACAGAACGCCGCCATGGCCTTCGCGGTGTCCTCCTACGCCTACATCATGGAAACCGGCCGCATCGTCATCGACGGTCCGGTCGAGCGGCTGATGCGCGATCAGGACGTTCGGGAGTTCTACCTCGGCATGGGCGAGGAAGGGGCCGCGCGCAGCTATCGCGACGTCAAGCACTACAAACGCCGCAAGCGCTGGCTGTCGTGA